Proteins from one Streptomyces caniferus genomic window:
- a CDS encoding SDR family oxidoreductase: MIVVTGATGNIGRPLTQALAAAGEQVTAVSRHTAAVPNGVRHVAADLAEPAGLKPALAGAKALFLLLSGDLHAAGARPADIIGQAAASGVRRVVLLSTLGVVTRPFGSTRIAMRALEDMLRESGLEWAILRPGGFASNALWWAESVRTQQVVAAPFGDVGVPVIDPADIAEVAAACLLEDRHAGGEYELTGPEVITPRQQAEALAGALGSPVRFHELTRDEARTAMSQSMPAELADDTLDILGSPSPAELRVSPDVQQVLGRAPRPFADWAARNVAAFR; this comes from the coding sequence ATGATCGTGGTGACCGGGGCTACCGGGAATATCGGCCGGCCGTTGACGCAGGCACTGGCCGCGGCGGGCGAGCAGGTGACGGCCGTGTCACGGCACACGGCGGCGGTGCCGAACGGCGTCCGGCACGTGGCGGCCGACCTGGCCGAGCCGGCCGGCCTCAAGCCCGCGCTGGCCGGAGCGAAGGCGTTGTTCCTGCTGCTGTCCGGCGACCTGCACGCCGCCGGGGCCCGCCCGGCGGACATCATCGGCCAAGCCGCGGCCAGCGGGGTCCGCCGAGTCGTCCTGCTCTCCACGCTGGGCGTGGTGACCAGACCCTTCGGCTCCACGCGGATCGCGATGCGCGCGCTGGAGGACATGCTGCGGGAGTCCGGCCTGGAGTGGGCCATCCTGCGGCCGGGTGGCTTCGCCTCCAACGCCCTGTGGTGGGCCGAGTCCGTCCGCACGCAACAGGTCGTCGCCGCCCCCTTCGGCGACGTCGGGGTGCCGGTCATCGACCCGGCGGACATCGCCGAGGTCGCGGCGGCCTGCCTGCTGGAGGACCGGCACGCCGGCGGCGAGTACGAGCTGACCGGCCCTGAGGTGATCACGCCGCGCCAGCAGGCGGAGGCCCTCGCCGGCGCGCTGGGCTCGCCGGTGAGATTTCACGAGCTCACCCGTGACGAGGCCAGGACCGCCATGTCCCAGAGCATGCCGGCGGAACTCGCCGACGACACTCTGGACATCCTCGGTTCCCCGAGCCCGGCCGAGCTGCGCGTCAGCCCGGACGTCCAACAGGTCCTCGGCCGCGCCCCGCGCCCCTTCGCCGACTGGGCCGCCCGCAATGTCGCCGCGTTCCGCTGA
- a CDS encoding MarR family winged helix-turn-helix transcriptional regulator: MENEAGHEIADALGILLRRTTRTQLHKQLTEGMGEAVDELTYPVLSALARTGPRSAADLAPDAGVDRSGVTRRASRLEAAGLIRREADPADRRAHLLVLTDQGQQAVADLRARLAAHIMASLSSWPAGEAETFARQLRRFTADGPFVV, from the coding sequence GTGGAAAACGAAGCAGGACACGAGATCGCAGACGCGCTGGGCATCCTGCTCAGGCGCACCACTCGCACCCAGCTGCACAAGCAGCTCACCGAGGGCATGGGGGAGGCGGTGGACGAGCTGACGTACCCGGTGCTCAGCGCGCTGGCCCGGACCGGGCCCCGCAGCGCGGCCGACCTGGCTCCCGACGCAGGAGTCGACCGCTCCGGTGTCACCCGGCGCGCCTCACGACTGGAGGCCGCCGGCCTCATCCGCCGCGAGGCGGACCCCGCCGACCGGCGCGCGCACCTGCTCGTACTCACCGACCAGGGCCAACAGGCCGTCGCCGACCTGCGGGCACGTCTGGCCGCCCACATCATGGCGAGCCTGTCCTCATGGCCGGCGGGCGAGGCCGAGACCTTCGCCCGCCAACTGCGCCGGTTCACGGCCGACGGCCCGTTCGTCGTCTAG
- a CDS encoding helix-turn-helix domain-containing protein has product MSHWRPLPDTLDTDAQHLAEELRVLKERTGLSLDGLARKTPYSKSAWHRYLNGEKLPPRSAVEALGQVAGADQERLLAVYDAAYRARTAPVPDPAEAPTVPVAAERTGRARAMLRSAGVLRTAGALVALTALVATMGAAASIVQIPARAARTDGDASPACHGHRCQGRYPWRFGCNRDARAESTHVDTTYTVRLRFSPSCGTVWSEVQPHSGGAQKVSIWVGRDARLTSHPRGREGLAVSPMLATSDLRQAVACAKVTDRVACTGAVELTSPARPKDGDDFPGTKFLERVTR; this is encoded by the coding sequence GTGTCCCACTGGCGGCCGCTGCCCGACACACTCGATACGGACGCGCAACACCTGGCGGAGGAGTTGCGCGTCCTCAAGGAACGGACCGGGCTGAGCCTCGACGGGCTGGCCAGGAAGACCCCGTACAGCAAATCCGCGTGGCACCGCTATCTCAACGGCGAGAAGCTGCCGCCGCGAAGCGCGGTCGAGGCACTCGGCCAGGTGGCGGGCGCGGACCAGGAACGGCTGCTCGCGGTGTACGACGCCGCGTACCGGGCCCGGACCGCGCCCGTGCCCGACCCGGCCGAGGCGCCCACGGTTCCCGTCGCGGCGGAACGGACCGGGCGCGCCCGGGCGATGCTGCGCAGCGCCGGGGTGCTGCGGACCGCCGGAGCGCTGGTGGCGCTGACGGCGCTGGTGGCGACCATGGGAGCGGCGGCCTCGATCGTGCAGATTCCCGCACGTGCCGCCCGTACGGACGGGGACGCCTCCCCCGCGTGCCACGGCCACAGATGCCAGGGGCGGTACCCGTGGAGGTTCGGCTGCAATCGCGACGCGCGCGCGGAGAGCACCCACGTGGACACCACCTACACCGTGCGGCTCCGGTTCAGCCCGTCGTGCGGCACCGTCTGGTCGGAGGTGCAGCCGCACTCCGGCGGCGCCCAGAAGGTCTCGATCTGGGTCGGCCGGGACGCCCGGCTCACCTCCCATCCCCGTGGCCGTGAGGGACTTGCTGTCAGCCCCATGCTGGCCACGTCGGATCTGCGGCAGGCGGTGGCCTGCGCAAAGGTGACGGACCGGGTGGCATGCACGGGCGCCGTCGAACTGACCAGCCCGGCCCGCCCCAAGGACGGGGACGACTTCCCCGGCACCAAGTTCCTCGAGCGGGTGACGCGTTGA
- a CDS encoding winged helix-turn-helix transcriptional regulator, with protein sequence MTEGAQYRQAEAGKRYDVFHTDCPARNVVDHVTSRWGIWVLISLRSNDLRFYELRESIHGISEKMLSQTLRALVQDGLVWREVEQTTPPQVTYGLTGFGRDIGEPLTELFDRITRQLPPYNAA encoded by the coding sequence GTGACGGAAGGCGCGCAGTACAGACAGGCCGAGGCGGGGAAGCGGTATGACGTGTTTCACACCGACTGCCCCGCGCGAAACGTGGTCGACCATGTGACCAGCAGGTGGGGCATCTGGGTGCTGATCTCCTTGCGGAGCAATGACCTGCGGTTCTACGAGCTGCGCGAGAGCATCCACGGCATCAGCGAGAAGATGCTCTCCCAGACCCTGCGCGCGCTGGTCCAGGACGGCTTGGTCTGGCGGGAGGTCGAGCAGACGACGCCGCCCCAGGTCACCTACGGGCTGACCGGGTTCGGCCGGGACATCGGCGAACCGCTGACGGAGCTGTTCGACCGCATCACCCGGCAGCTGCCGCCGTACAACGCGGCATAG
- a CDS encoding nuclear transport factor 2 family protein, which yields MSRTGIEPALNDLLFNRDLTLEEAADRHFAPEYRQRTDGKWDDRAAFLEHMTHLRGIVAGGHVQVHEELFDGSRYADRHTAHITKTDGSTVSMEVYVFADLAPDGRFSRIEETTLMLQGADTDRNIGSAR from the coding sequence ATGTCTCGCACCGGCATCGAGCCCGCCCTGAACGACCTGCTGTTCAACCGCGACCTCACCCTGGAGGAGGCCGCCGACCGCCACTTCGCCCCGGAGTACCGCCAGCGCACGGACGGGAAGTGGGATGACCGCGCGGCGTTCCTCGAGCACATGACCCACCTGCGCGGCATCGTCGCCGGCGGCCATGTCCAGGTGCACGAAGAGCTCTTCGACGGCAGCAGGTACGCCGACCGGCACACCGCCCACATCACGAAGACGGACGGCTCGACCGTCAGCATGGAGGTCTACGTGTTCGCCGACCTCGCACCCGACGGCCGCTTCAGCCGCATCGAGGAGACCACCCTGATGCTCCAGGGCGCCGACACCGACCGCAACATCGGCAGCGCCCGCTAG